One Ancylobacter novellus DSM 506 genomic window, GCCCGAAAAGCCTGCTGAGGCCGCGCAGGAGCCCGACCGCGGCAAACGGCTCGACGCGCTCTTCGCCGCGCTCAAGGCGGCTCCGGACAAGGATTCGGCCAAGAACATCGCCGAGCGCATCGACGTCGCCCTTACCCCTTCCGGCAGCGACACGGCGGACCTCCTGATGAGCCGCGCCGCATTGGCGACGCAGGCCAAGGACTACGACCTCGCCATCGAGCTGCTCGACGGCGTGCTGAAGGTCGAGCCGAACCATCTCGAGGCGTGGAACAAGCGCGCCACGGTGTTCTACCTCAAGCAGGACTTCTCCGACGCGCTGAACGACCTGCGCCAGGTGGTGGCGCGCGAGCCGCGCCATTACGGCGCCTGGTCCGGCATCGCCATCATCTGCAAGGAGATCGGCGACGAGAAGCACGCGCTGGAAGCCGCCCGCCAGGCGCTCGCCATCTATCCCCATCTCGACGAGGTGGAGGACATGGAGAAGACGCTGACCATCAGCGTCGAAGGCCGGCCGATCTGATTATCTTGTCTTAGTCGTCATCCCGGCCCCTCGGGTCTTGCCTTTGGCAAGCCCAAGGGCAGGCTCCGCGCAGCGGAGAGCCGGGATCGCTCTCCAATTCGGCTTGCGATCCCTGATCGGCCTGCGGCCGTCCGGGATGACGTTCAACGTCACACCCGCTCGTAATCCACGAAGCTGAAGGCGTAGTCGTCCGTCTCGGCCTTGAACGGACCCTCGCGGCTCACCTCGCGCCATTCGTCCTGCGCGAAGGCGGGGAAGAAGATGTCGCCCTCAGGCTCGCCGAGCACCTCGGTGAGGCGCAGCCGCGACGCGTGCGGGAGGGCCTGCGCGTAGAGCTGTGCGCCGCCGATCACCGCCATCTCGTCGACTTCGAGCCGCTCGGCCTCCAGCGCGCCGCGGTCGAGCGCCGCCGGCAGCGAGGGCACCACCAGCACGCCCTCGGGCACGGCGAAGCCGGTGTCGCGCGTCACCACGATGCTGGTGCGCCCTGGCAGCGGCTTGCCGATGGACATGAAGGTCTTGCGCCCCATCAGGATCGGCTTGCCCCAGGTGATGGTGCGGAAGCGCTTGAGGTCGCCGGAAATGTGCCAGGGCAGGTCGTCGCCACGGCCGATCACGCCGTTCTCGGCGACGGCTGCGATGATGGTGAGCATTGTCATGCCGCCCTCCCGGTGAGCTGCGCCAGCGCCGCGTCGGCGGCGGCGAGGCCGGTGAGATGCGCGCCATGCGCGGTCGAATAGGCGTGCGCGGAGACCGCCTCGCCGGCGAACAGGATGCGGTCGCCGAGGGGACGAGCCAGCCGCGCCCGCACATGGGCGAAGCCCGGCAGGGCGCAGCTATAGGCGCCGCCGATCAGCGGGTCGGCCACCCAGCCGGTAGTGGCGACGCGCACGACATGCTTCTCGATGTCGGCGCCGAACGCATCCTTGAGCGCCGCGAGGCCGAAATCGCGCATGGCCTCCGGCCCGGCCTTCACCAGCCGCGCGGCATTGTCGCCGCCGAGCTGGCCGATGGCGATGTTGGCGCCGAAATGGTTCAGCACAAAGTTGATCGGCCGACGGTCAGGATGGGCGAGGTCGATCGTGTCGACATAGGAGCTCGACGGCACGCCGAACACGTCGCGGTCGAACAGGAAGGCCACCTTCTCCGCTGCGCCCAGCGGCAGCGCCTCGAAGGCCTCGGCGAGCTCCACCGGCAGCACCGGCGCGAATTGCAGGCCACCGCGGGCGATCACCGTGGTCGGCACGGCGACGATGACGAGGCGCGCCGCCAGCGTGCCGCGCGGCGTCTCCAGCTTCACGCCCTCCCCCGACCAGTCGATGCGGGCGACCGGGCATGAGGTCATGACCGGAAGGTCCGGCGCGGTGCGCGCCGCCAGCGCCTGGATCAGCGCGCCATAGCCCTGCTCGACGGGATAGTTCTCGCCTGTGTCGCTATAGGCGGCGTAATCGAGGGTGGAGAGCCGCTCCGGCTCGGCGGCAGACATCAGCGTCAGCCAGTGCCGCGCCAGCCGGTTCCACGGATTGGACGCGTCCATCACCTCGCTGGCGGCGATGTCGCGGCCCTCGTCGCCCGCCTTCTTTATGGCCGCATAGGTGGCGTCGATCGCCTGCCACGCCGCCTCGCGCTCGGCCTCGTCCGCCCAGCGGCCGCCGATATGGGTCTCGCGCGCCTTGCGGGTGCCGCGCATGAGATAGGAGAAGCCGAGCTCGTCGGCGGCGGCACGTAGCGGATTGACCGAGGCCGAATGCAGCCAGTGGCAGCCCTGGTCCCAGGCGAAGCCGAAGCTCGCCGTATCGGTATAGGCGCGCCCGCCGGTGCGCGGAGCGGCCTCGACCACCATCACGTCGATGCCGGCCTGGTGCAGCCGGCCGCCGGCGGCAAGCCCTGCCGCTCCGGCTCCGACGACGATCACTTGGTGAAACGCGGCCACGGTCACTTCTTGCGGAAGGTGTCGAGCCGCACGACCTGAGCGCCGCCTTGCGCGCCGCCCTGCCCGCCGCGCTTGCCGTCGTCCTTCCCCTCGCCCTCGCCGCCCTTGGCAGCGGGCTTGTCGGAGGATTTCTCGGAAGCCTTGTCCGCCTTGGGCACGGCCACGGGCTTCGGCTCCGCCTTGGCGGCGGGGACGGGCGTCGGCTTGGCCGGCGCCGGCCTGGATTCCGTCTTCGGTGCCAGCTTCGCGGCTTCCTTGGCGGGGCGCGCCGCGGCACGGGTCGAGGGCACCGAGGTCGGCCGCGCCTCGCCGATCGGCGTCACCGGCGCGACGGGCGCCGGGGCGGCCGCCTCGTCCTCGGCGTCCTCGTCCTCCTCGGCGACGGGCTCGAACTGCAGGCCGAACTTCACCGACGGGTCGAAGAAGCCCTTGAGCGCGGCGAAGGGAATATGCAGCCGCTCGGGGATGCCGTTGAAGGACAGCCCGACCTCGAAGAACTGGTCGGAGACGATCAGGTCCCAGAACTGATGCTGGAGGACGATCGTCATCTCCTCCGGATAGCGCTCCTTCAGCCGCGGCGAGAGCCGCACGCCGGAAGCTCGCGTGTCGAAGGAGACATAGAGATGGTGGTCGCCCGGCAGGCCGTCGCGCGCGACATCGGTCAGCACGCGGCGCACTACGCTGCGCAGCGCGTCCTGGACGAGCAGGTCATAGCGGATCAGATCGACGCTCATGCCGGCAATGAACCCGATTCCAGCGACAACCGCCAGCCGGAAGGTGAGGATGAAGTGGAGGCTTCTGTTGCCAGGTGCCTCCGAACCCCGCCCGACGGTGCTACCCGCTAGGACTTATTTTCCGTAGATCAAACCGCTCACGCGGCCTGAGCAACCGGAGCATAGTTGTCGTTGGCAACTATAAGTTTGGTCCGATGACGGCGGTACCATGCCGAGCGAAAGAATGCCCTTTACGCCCCCGTCGATCCTGTTTCGCCCCCGCCGCAGCCCACCCTGAAGGATGGGTTCCGGTGGAGGCGCCGGGTACTGCCCCCGGGTCCGATGGGTTTATTCCGACAACCGTTTATCGCCATAGCCGGCTTGCGCCGGCACAACGAATATAGGGGCATGCCCGCCCGGTTGGAAGGGGGCGCAGGCCGCGCTCCCCAACCGGGCCGATTCACGCCTCCGTCTGGTCGCCGAACTGCAGGCGCTCGATCGGCTGGTTGCCGCCCTCGCTGCCGTAGAGCTTCTCGTCGAGCTCGGCGATCCTCGCCCGCAGCGCCTCCATCACGATCTGCCGCATCAGCTCGTAATCGAGCCGCACACTCGAATGCGCGCTGCGCAGCGCCTCGCCCGAGCGCAGCACCAGCGCCGGGGCCATGTGCGAGTTTTCCACCGTGAAATCGAGCGGATGGGTCGCGTCCTTCTCCAGGAGGTTCAGGTGCATGCGCAGCCGATGGTGCTCGGTGTGCAGGACGTCCGTGCTGTGCGTCATGGTCTCCTCCCTCGTGAACTCCGCACGATGACAAATCGCGGGAGGGCAACGGGTTCCCATAATACCGCCGGCACCGCTCGCAAGCCCTGATCTGCCCCGAAATGACCCCGGAATTGCCCCGACAAGCGGGGAACGCCTCGGCGCCTGGGCGGTTTGCCCCCTGTCTTAACGGACACCGGGGGTGGGCTATGGGGATAGAAACGGAGACGAACCATGAAGACAGGACATGTCGTCATCGGCCTCGCCGCCGCGCTCGGCGTCTCGACGCTCGCCGCGACGCCGGGCCTTGCACAGGAACTCTATGTCCGCAGCGCCGAGCCGGTCCCGCCCGGCGTGGTGGTGATGGAACAGCAGCCGACCTATGTGGCGCCGACCCGGCGGGTGATCGTACAGGAGCCCGCGCCGGTGGTGGTGCAGGAGGTGCCCGCCGAACCGCGGCGCGTCATCGTGACCGAGCCGGCCCCCGCGCCGATGGCGCGCGAGGTCTATGTGCGCGAGGCGGCCCCGCTGCCGCCGGCCGACGTGATCGACAACGGCTATGGCTGCCGCACGCTGGAGCGCGAGTCGATCTCGGGCATCACCACGGTGAGCACCGTCTGCGACTGACGGTTTAAGCTGTCGATAGCTGAGCGGGCGGCCACTGCGCCGTCCGCTCAGCCATGCTATATGTAGTGGGTCCATAGTCGACGGGGCCACGCCATGCGGCAATATCACGAGCTTCTGGAGCGGGTTCTGCGCGAAGGCACGCGCAAGGACGACCGCACCGGCACCGGCACGCTCTCCCTCTTCGGTCACCAGATGCGCTTTGACCTCGCCGAGGGGTTCCCGCTCGTCACCACCAAGAAGCTGCACCTCAGGTCGATCATCCACGAACTGCTGTGGTTCCTCGCCGGCGACACCAACATCGCCTATCTTAAGGAAAACGGCGTCTCCATCTGGGACGAATGGGCCGACGCCAATGGCGATCTCGGCCCCGTCTACGGCCACCAGTGGCGTTCCTGGCCGGATGGGCGCGGCGGCGTGATCGACCAGATCGCGCAGGTGCTCTCGGACATCCGCCGCAACCCCGACTCGCGCCGGCTGATCGTCTCCGCCTGGAACCCGGCCGACGTGCCGCAGATGGCGCTGCCGCCCTGCCACTGCCTGTTCCAGTTCTACGTGCTGGACGGCAAGCTCTCCTGCCAGCTCTACCAGCGCTCGGCCGACATCTTCCTCGGCGTGCCGTTCAACATCGCCTCCTACGCGCTCCTGACCCACATGGTGGCACAGGTGACGGGGCTGAAGCCGGGCGACTTCGTCCACACGCTGGGCGACGCGCATCTCTATGTGAACCATGTCGAGCAGGCGCATGAGCAGCTCTCGCGCGCCCCGCGCAAGCTGCCGGCGCTGAAGCTCAACCCGGCGGTGGACGACCTCTTCGCCTTCCGCTTCGAGGACATCGCCATAGAGGGCTACGACCCGCACCCCGCCATCAAGGCGCCGGTGGCGGTGTAACTCCTCCGATCCCCGAGAACACCCTCATCCTGAGGCGCTCGCGCAGCGAGCCTCAAAGGATGGTCGGTAGAGCGCACCCGGACGAGCATCCTTCGAGGCCCGGCTGACGCCGGGCACCTCAGGATGAGGTTGATCGGGATGGATAATCCGAAACAGAGACTTGCTCATGTCCCTCACCCTCCGCCCCGCACGGCCGGACGATTCCGGGCTCATCTTCGACTTCGTCTGCGAGCTCGCGGATTACGAGAGGCTGCGCCACGAGGTCGAGGCGACGCCGGCGGACATCGAGCGCGACCTGTTCGGCGCCGATCCCAAGGCGTTCTGCGATATCGGCGAGTGGGATGGCGTGCCTGCCGGCTTCGCGCTGTGGTTCTACACCTACTCCACCTTCCGCGGCCGGCACGGAATCTTCCTGGAGGATATCTTCGTGCGTCCCGCCTACCGCGGACGCGGCATCGCCAAGGCGCTGATGCGCCGGCTAGCGCAGCGCTGCGTCGAGGAGGAACTCGGCCGCTTCGAGTGGAACGTGCTCGACTGGAACGAGCCGGCGATCCGCTTCTACCGCTCGGTCGGCGCAATTCCGCTCGACGCGTGGACGATGCAGCGCGTCAGCGGCGAGCCGCTCGGCAGGCTGGCGGAAGGCTGAACGAAAAAGCCGCCGGCGCATGGCCGGCGGCAGTTGCGAGCGAGGGGGTGCTCGGGAGGCATTGGTCCGGGAAGGGAGCGGTGCCGCTCAGAGCGGCTCGCCCTCGGGGCCATCGGCAGCGGGGCCGTCGGGACCGCCCGGCATCGGGCCGGGGCCCATGCGGTGGTGCATCGGGCCGCCCTCGCCGCCAGGGCCGAAGCGGTGCGGGCCGTGGCCCCAGCCGCGCTTGCCCTCATGGCCGGCGAAGGCCATGTGCGGGTTCTGCGTCTGCCGGAACAGCACGCCGAAGCGGCGCTTCTGCGCGTCGTCGAGGCTGTCGTAGAGCGGCGCGGCCGCGTCGGCGAGCTTCTTCATCGTCTCACCGCGCTCGACCATGCCGTCGGCGCGCTCACGCAGGCGCTCGATCACGTCGGGACGCTCCGCCTTGGCGGTTTCGTCCGCGGCGCTGTCGTCGGTGGCCGCATCATTCTTGGACGTGTCGGTCTTGGACGTGTCGGTCTTGGCCTGCTCCGCCCTCTCGGCGCGGCGTTCGGCCCGGCGTTCGATGCGCTGCTTCGAGGCGTCCTGAAGCGCGCTCTCCAGCGCCGGCCAGAGCTTCTCCTGATCGGGGGTGAGGCGCAGCCCGGCATGCAGCGCGGCGATGCGCGCATCGCTCATGGCGCCGGCGAACTCGGCCATCTGCTGCGGCGTGGCATGGGGACGCCCGCCGGGGCGGAACTCCGGCGCCGCGATGCCGAAGGTGGCGCTGGCAAGCAGGGCGGCGGCGGTAGCGGCGATAATCGTGCGTTTCATCGGCCTCATCTCCTTGAAGAAGGTGAGGCCGATGCTGTCGCGAATACCGAAGAATCTCAAATGAAACTTCGGTAATAAATCCTGATAACTTTCAGCAACATAGATGAATGGCCGTTCAGATTCATGAATAGCCATTAACCCGGCGAAATCATCTTCTCCGGGCGGACGACGGCGTCGAATTCCTCGTTGGTGACGTAGCCGCCGCCGACCGCCTCTTCGCGCAGGGTGGTGCCGTTCTTGTGCGCGGTCTTGGCGATCTTGGCCGCGTTATCGTAGCCGATCTTCGGCGCCAGCGCGGTCACCAGCATCAGCGAGCGCTCCAGCGCCGCCTTGATATTGTCCGCGCGCGGCTCAATGCCGACGACGCAGTTGTCGGTG contains:
- a CDS encoding tetratricopeptide repeat protein, coding for MRALFAALIIAVAPLGGFAPQALAQSAAPAAPAQNPGAAPEAAKQTPEKPSPEKPAEAAQEPDRGKRLDALFAALKAAPDKDSAKNIAERIDVALTPSGSDTADLLMSRAALATQAKDYDLAIELLDGVLKVEPNHLEAWNKRATVFYLKQDFSDALNDLRQVVAREPRHYGAWSGIAIICKEIGDEKHALEAARQALAIYPHLDEVEDMEKTLTISVEGRPI
- a CDS encoding dihydrofolate reductase, which translates into the protein MTMLTIIAAVAENGVIGRGDDLPWHISGDLKRFRTITWGKPILMGRKTFMSIGKPLPGRTSIVVTRDTGFAVPEGVLVVPSLPAALDRGALEAERLEVDEMAVIGGAQLYAQALPHASRLRLTEVLGEPEGDIFFPAFAQDEWREVSREGPFKAETDDYAFSFVDYERV
- a CDS encoding flavin monoamine oxidase family protein, with amino-acid sequence MAAFHQVIVVGAGAAGLAAGGRLHQAGIDVMVVEAAPRTGGRAYTDTASFGFAWDQGCHWLHSASVNPLRAAADELGFSYLMRGTRKARETHIGGRWADEAEREAAWQAIDATYAAIKKAGDEGRDIAASEVMDASNPWNRLARHWLTLMSAAEPERLSTLDYAAYSDTGENYPVEQGYGALIQALAARTAPDLPVMTSCPVARIDWSGEGVKLETPRGTLAARLVIVAVPTTVIARGGLQFAPVLPVELAEAFEALPLGAAEKVAFLFDRDVFGVPSSSYVDTIDLAHPDRRPINFVLNHFGANIAIGQLGGDNAARLVKAGPEAMRDFGLAALKDAFGADIEKHVVRVATTGWVADPLIGGAYSCALPGFAHVRARLARPLGDRILFAGEAVSAHAYSTAHGAHLTGLAAADAALAQLTGRAA
- a CDS encoding SspB family protein codes for the protein MSVDLIRYDLLVQDALRSVVRRVLTDVARDGLPGDHHLYVSFDTRASGVRLSPRLKERYPEEMTIVLQHQFWDLIVSDQFFEVGLSFNGIPERLHIPFAALKGFFDPSVKFGLQFEPVAEEDEDAEDEAAAPAPVAPVTPIGEARPTSVPSTRAAARPAKEAAKLAPKTESRPAPAKPTPVPAAKAEPKPVAVPKADKASEKSSDKPAAKGGEGEGKDDGKRGGQGGAQGGAQVVRLDTFRKK
- a CDS encoding thymidylate synthase, which encodes MRQYHELLERVLREGTRKDDRTGTGTLSLFGHQMRFDLAEGFPLVTTKKLHLRSIIHELLWFLAGDTNIAYLKENGVSIWDEWADANGDLGPVYGHQWRSWPDGRGGVIDQIAQVLSDIRRNPDSRRLIVSAWNPADVPQMALPPCHCLFQFYVLDGKLSCQLYQRSADIFLGVPFNIASYALLTHMVAQVTGLKPGDFVHTLGDAHLYVNHVEQAHEQLSRAPRKLPALKLNPAVDDLFAFRFEDIAIEGYDPHPAIKAPVAV
- a CDS encoding GNAT family N-acetyltransferase; this encodes MSLTLRPARPDDSGLIFDFVCELADYERLRHEVEATPADIERDLFGADPKAFCDIGEWDGVPAGFALWFYTYSTFRGRHGIFLEDIFVRPAYRGRGIAKALMRRLAQRCVEEELGRFEWNVLDWNEPAIRFYRSVGAIPLDAWTMQRVSGEPLGRLAEG
- a CDS encoding Spy/CpxP family protein refolding chaperone yields the protein MKRTIIAATAAALLASATFGIAAPEFRPGGRPHATPQQMAEFAGAMSDARIAALHAGLRLTPDQEKLWPALESALQDASKQRIERRAERRAERAEQAKTDTSKTDTSKNDAATDDSAADETAKAERPDVIERLRERADGMVERGETMKKLADAAAPLYDSLDDAQKRRFGVLFRQTQNPHMAFAGHEGKRGWGHGPHRFGPGGEGGPMHHRMGPGPMPGGPDGPAADGPEGEPL